The Candidatus Kapaibacterium sp. genome includes a region encoding these proteins:
- a CDS encoding acetoacetate--CoA ligase, which translates to MKKQALWTPAGDNINESNMTQFINFVNLKYGLKLSSYHELYDWSIKYIANFWEDIWQFMDVVYEQPYKSVISKVNSALPDSDIRNYRWFKGAKLNFAENLLKFRDSELAIAYYSEDSKPIYMSYGQLYEMTAKCALGLKALGVGKGDRVAGYISNNPQAIIAMLATISIGAIWTSTSPDFGVNGVVDRFSQVEPKVLIAVDGYKYNGKTISLAENLNEIHLKLEQTKKTVIINQINAEIKGFEYISWDNLLDNKAGEIEFEMSEFDHPIYIMYSSGTTGVPKCIVHGAGGTLLQHMKELVLHTNLTDMDKIFYFTTCGWMMWNWLVSSLSVGATVVLYDGSPSYPDLNAMWKMADEEGISVFGTSPKFLSACPKAGINPVNNFELSELKTILSTGSPLSKDNFEWVYENVKSDVRLSSISGGTDIISCFMLGNPNLPVYSEEIQCRGLGMKVEAWDENGKAVSDSKGELVCTAPFPSMPVYFWNDTDDEKYEAAYFETFPGVWHHGDFITITENGGIIVHGRSDATLNPGGVRIGTSEIYRIVEAMDEISDSIVIGLPKENDVEIVLFVVLKNDAELTTELVNNIKNEIRTNLTARHIPKTIHQISEVPVTLNGKKVELAVLNVLLGVEVKNKTSIANQDSLLQFEKIRALI; encoded by the coding sequence ATGAAAAAGCAAGCTTTGTGGACACCTGCCGGTGATAATATAAATGAATCCAATATGACCCAATTCATAAATTTCGTTAATTTGAAATATGGATTAAAGCTCAGTTCATACCACGAACTGTACGATTGGTCAATAAAATACATTGCAAATTTCTGGGAGGACATTTGGCAATTTATGGATGTAGTCTATGAGCAGCCCTACAAAAGCGTAATCTCGAAAGTTAATTCTGCATTGCCGGATTCAGATATCCGAAACTATCGTTGGTTTAAAGGGGCAAAATTGAATTTTGCTGAAAATCTGCTTAAATTTCGTGATAGTGAATTAGCGATTGCATATTATTCGGAAGACTCCAAACCGATTTACATGTCTTATGGACAATTGTATGAAATGACTGCAAAATGTGCCTTAGGACTGAAAGCTCTGGGAGTGGGCAAAGGCGACAGAGTTGCAGGTTATATCAGCAACAATCCACAAGCAATCATTGCAATGCTTGCAACGATTTCCATTGGTGCAATTTGGACATCCACTTCACCTGATTTTGGTGTTAACGGTGTCGTTGACAGATTCTCACAAGTGGAACCCAAGGTTCTGATTGCAGTTGACGGCTATAAATACAACGGTAAGACAATTTCATTGGCTGAAAATCTAAATGAGATTCATTTGAAACTCGAACAGACTAAGAAAACCGTCATCATCAATCAAATAAATGCTGAAATAAAAGGCTTTGAGTATATCTCTTGGGATAATCTGCTTGATAATAAAGCAGGAGAAATTGAATTTGAAATGTCTGAATTTGACCATCCTATATATATAATGTATTCGTCCGGAACAACGGGCGTACCCAAATGCATCGTACACGGAGCAGGAGGTACATTGCTCCAACATATGAAGGAATTGGTATTGCACACAAATTTGACAGATATGGACAAAATTTTCTATTTCACAACTTGTGGATGGATGATGTGGAATTGGCTTGTTAGTTCATTGAGTGTAGGTGCTACAGTTGTACTTTATGACGGTAGTCCCTCCTATCCTGACTTGAATGCTATGTGGAAAATGGCTGACGAAGAAGGAATAAGCGTTTTTGGGACAAGTCCGAAATTTTTGAGTGCATGCCCAAAAGCCGGAATCAATCCGGTCAACAATTTTGAATTATCGGAATTGAAAACAATTTTGTCCACCGGCTCGCCACTTTCTAAAGATAATTTTGAGTGGGTTTACGAAAATGTCAAATCTGACGTGCGTTTGTCGTCAATTTCCGGTGGTACTGACATTATTTCATGTTTCATGCTGGGAAATCCAAATTTACCCGTTTATTCGGAGGAAATCCAATGTCGCGGTTTGGGAATGAAAGTAGAAGCTTGGGACGAGAACGGCAAAGCTGTTTCGGATAGCAAAGGCGAACTTGTTTGCACGGCACCATTTCCATCAATGCCTGTTTACTTCTGGAATGATACAGACGATGAGAAGTACGAAGCCGCATATTTTGAGACATTCCCGGGTGTTTGGCATCATGGCGATTTCATTACCATTACCGAAAACGGTGGTATCATCGTGCATGGCAGGTCGGACGCAACTTTGAATCCGGGAGGAGTTCGCATCGGAACCTCAGAGATATATAGAATCGTAGAAGCAATGGACGAAATTTCTGACTCAATTGTTATCGGACTGCCTAAGGAAAATGATGTAGAAATCGTACTTTTTGTTGTGCTGAAAAACGATGCTGAATTGACTACAGAATTGGTCAATAATATCAAAAACGAAATTAGAACTAATTTAACAGCACGACATATACCCAAGACAATTCATCAAATTTCTGAAGTGCCCGTCACATTGAATGGAAAAAAAGTAGAGCTTGCAGTTCTAAACGTTCTTTTGGGAGTTGAAGTCAAAAATAAGACTTCAATCGCCAATCAGGATTCACTCTTGCAATTTGAAAAAATCAGAGCTCTAATCTGA
- a CDS encoding homogentisate 1,2-dioxygenase — protein sequence MAFYHKLGSIPKKKHTTFYKPDGTLYREELVSSKGFSGVYSNKYHLNMPTKATKITELPKLADEVWHDAELRHFHFSTDTLKKEGDFFSSRVSYLENNHCKMYAAKPTRNPDYFFKNVYAHEYIFIHRGSGLFLSDYGTLPFVEGDQIIVPQATIYQMHFDGFDDNKIVIIESDTPYEIPKHYRNEYGQLEEHAPYEERDFKLPQFMEPKGDLGDFRILMKAGNRIFEYMQPHHPFDIGGWDGYLYPFAFNIKDYNPKVGRIHLPPPIHLLYHTKHFVLCNFNPRPFDWHEDAIPAPYYHSNVDSAEVLYYVEGDFMSRKGVGPGSVTLHPLGIPHGPQPGKTEASVGAKFTHEYALMLDTFEPLFPTTNVQQTEDAAYPYSWLE from the coding sequence ATGGCATTCTATCATAAATTAGGCTCTATACCCAAGAAAAAGCACACTACTTTCTACAAACCGGATGGGACTTTGTACCGTGAGGAGTTAGTAAGTTCGAAGGGATTTTCGGGGGTTTATTCTAATAAGTATCATCTGAATATGCCGACAAAAGCAACGAAAATCACCGAATTGCCCAAATTAGCAGATGAAGTTTGGCACGATGCTGAGCTAAGGCATTTCCATTTTTCGACCGATACATTGAAAAAAGAGGGTGATTTTTTCAGTTCGAGAGTATCATATCTCGAAAATAATCATTGCAAAATGTATGCTGCAAAGCCGACAAGGAACCCTGATTACTTCTTCAAAAATGTATATGCTCACGAGTATATTTTCATTCATAGGGGCAGCGGTCTCTTTTTGTCAGATTATGGCACTTTACCTTTCGTCGAGGGCGACCAAATAATCGTTCCTCAAGCAACAATTTATCAGATGCACTTCGATGGCTTCGATGATAATAAAATTGTGATAATCGAATCCGATACACCTTATGAAATCCCAAAACATTACAGAAATGAATACGGTCAACTCGAGGAGCATGCTCCATACGAAGAGCGCGATTTCAAATTGCCACAATTCATGGAACCAAAAGGCGATTTGGGAGATTTCAGAATTTTGATGAAAGCCGGAAATCGCATTTTTGAATATATGCAGCCACATCACCCATTCGACATCGGAGGTTGGGATGGCTACTTATATCCATTTGCATTCAACATCAAAGACTACAACCCCAAAGTAGGACGCATCCATTTGCCGCCACCTATACATTTATTATATCATACAAAGCATTTCGTCTTGTGCAATTTCAATCCGCGACCATTTGATTGGCACGAAGATGCAATTCCTGCTCCCTATTATCATTCTAATGTTGACAGTGCAGAGGTGTTGTACTATGTCGAAGGTGATTTCATGAGCCGAAAAGGTGTTGGACCCGGTTCAGTCACGCTACATCCGCTGGGAATTCCCCACGGACCGCAACCCGGCAAGACCGAAGCAAGCGTAGGTGCAAAATTCACTCACGAATACGCCCTCATGCTCGACACATTCGAACCACTATTCCCGACTACAAACGTTCAACAGACCGAAGACGCCGCCTATCCGTATAGTTGGTTAGAATAA
- a CDS encoding type I restriction enzyme HsdR N-terminal domain-containing protein: MYVELARLNLPNYQFKFDDSDGVLKIYDSIRNKFIVLTPEEWVRQNFVRYLNETLCYPKSRTKIEHNLKYGELNKRCDIIIYDKSAKPHIIVECKAYSVKLSQLTVNQLATYNSQLGSKYLCITNGINHYYYVLNPATNKYDSIKSFINYNDN, encoded by the coding sequence ATGTATGTTGAATTAGCAAGATTGAATCTTCCGAATTATCAATTCAAGTTTGATGATTCAGATGGCGTTTTGAAGATTTACGATTCGATTCGCAACAAGTTCATTGTGTTGACACCTGAGGAATGGGTTAGGCAAAATTTTGTTCGATATTTGAACGAAACTTTGTGCTATCCCAAATCTCGGACTAAGATTGAACATAACTTGAAATATGGCGAATTGAACAAAAGATGCGATATTATAATATATGATAAATCAGCGAAACCACATATAATTGTGGAGTGCAAAGCATATTCGGTGAAACTTAGCCAATTAACGGTTAATCAGCTCGCTACATATAATTCGCAATTGGGAAGCAAATACTTGTGCATAACAAATGGAATCAACCACTATTATTACGTTTTGAATCCGGCTACTAATAAATACGATTCAATTAAGTCTTTTATAAATTATAACGACAACTAA
- the hppD gene encoding 4-hydroxyphenylpyruvate dioxygenase gives MEMDICYGGVPSKIPQNSMGIRGYDYIEFYVGSAKHVAFWHAKALGLNIVAYQGPETGTRDRVSYLLSNKHNLKIMITSAIQPSTYDVQSFIHKHGDGVKRWCVEVVNVNETYSKAIKNGAVPVTKPYRLEDKDGFVEQAAIRLYDDTEINFINYDHYKGLFKPGFEEPFYHFEIRREESNLKIIDHIVGNVHVNEMDYWENYINRSLDFETFIFFGPGDISTKYSALLSKVVRSKDSVIQNPINEPFDAERQSQIEEYTQQYHGSGIQHVALATTNIIETVANLRANGIEFLDAPPKTYYDDIKRRSEERGGLVTEDIDELARLGILCDIEISSGGYLLQLFTKPIFDRPTFFYEIIQRRKGASGFGQGNFLALFEAIEREQAKRGNL, from the coding sequence ATGGAAATGGATATTTGTTATGGTGGTGTACCGAGCAAAATTCCCCAGAATTCAATGGGAATCAGAGGTTACGACTATATAGAATTTTATGTAGGCTCGGCAAAACATGTAGCATTTTGGCACGCCAAAGCATTGGGTCTCAACATCGTGGCATATCAAGGTCCTGAAACCGGAACCCGCGACCGTGTGTCATATTTGTTATCGAATAAGCATAATTTGAAGATAATGATTACATCGGCGATTCAACCATCGACATATGATGTTCAGTCTTTCATTCACAAGCATGGAGATGGCGTCAAGCGTTGGTGTGTGGAAGTGGTCAATGTTAACGAAACTTATAGTAAAGCTATCAAAAACGGGGCTGTTCCCGTTACCAAACCATATCGTCTTGAAGACAAAGACGGCTTTGTAGAGCAAGCTGCAATTCGATTATACGATGACACTGAAATCAATTTCATAAACTACGACCATTATAAAGGGCTGTTCAAACCCGGATTTGAAGAACCTTTCTATCACTTCGAAATCAGACGCGAGGAATCCAATCTCAAAATCATTGACCATATCGTCGGCAATGTTCATGTAAACGAAATGGATTATTGGGAAAATTACATCAATCGCTCGTTAGATTTTGAGACTTTCATATTTTTTGGTCCCGGCGATATTTCGACAAAATACTCCGCATTATTGTCCAAAGTTGTCCGTTCTAAGGATTCCGTGATTCAAAATCCCATAAATGAACCATTCGATGCAGAACGCCAATCACAAATTGAAGAATACACACAGCAATACCACGGTTCGGGAATTCAACATGTGGCACTTGCAACAACGAATATAATCGAAACTGTTGCGAATTTGCGTGCAAATGGTATCGAATTTTTAGATGCACCACCCAAAACTTATTATGATGACATCAAACGTCGTAGCGAAGAAAGAGGTGGATTAGTGACTGAAGATATTGATGAACTCGCAAGACTCGGTATTTTGTGCGATATTGAAATCTCGAGTGGCGGCTATTTGCTCCAGCTTTTCACTAAGCCGATATTCGACCGCCCGACCTTTTTCTACGAGATTATTCAACGCAGAAAGGGCGCATCAGGATTTGGGCAAGGTAATTTCCTCGCATTGTTTGAAGCTATCGAAAGAGAACAAGCCAAAAGAGGCAATTTATAG
- a CDS encoding tetratricopeptide repeat-containing sensor histidine kinase, translated as MKQFIRLFNRIILIVTLLLCTVSVFCFENPQDDTDNVENFLFALPDDQKAIKLNQLAMEIVAQDPQKAINYSNRSLKIALQKNYLTEIANSYSNIGLAYDYLGDYKIALENHVEALRIREIQKDRPGMAQSLNNIGVIYYNIKAFHEAKEFYERALKFRIAVGDTTEIYKSLNNIGLVSYDVGEFSKSLEYYFEMLKIVESTSNDGELGNVYNKIAKVYYALKMYDEALTFYQKASKSSKLSNNNAELARSLTNIGNIYFETNRFKEALTSYDNALIIRDENKDKKGIGILLNNIGMIHKQMGNYPKALDYCTRSIAARLETGDSSGVFHPLTTKAQIFILLKNYDDAISNLNIANEIANSLGDKKQLIIVYELYHDLYREIGNYRSALDYYKLYSNTKDSLINEESNKRIAELKISYDVDKKEKENIMLRQQNESQRRINEIQKTSFIMITFLIFVLLIMFYFRYKTNQRTNRLLSTKNQTISEQTDKLELILKDLRENEKKLIESNATKDKFFTIIAHDLKNPLHAIVLSSDTIKTKFKMMTEQQHVDLISQIHKAGLHLSNLLENLLFWSKAQSGAMKPERQMIDLSFLVAENVKLLSESAKNKGITIQSGNGGSVYAYADPNMINTVIRNIMSNAIKFTSKGGEIHLSTRINNEYCELKVKDTGVGISEEDLKKLFRIDVHYSTFGTSREKGTGLGLILCREFMEMNHGSIEAESTIGKGTVLTIKIPLKPSKSSTD; from the coding sequence ATGAAACAATTTATAAGACTATTTAACCGGATTATACTAATTGTTACATTATTGCTATGTACAGTTTCGGTTTTTTGTTTTGAAAACCCGCAAGACGATACTGACAACGTAGAAAATTTTTTATTCGCATTGCCCGATGACCAAAAAGCAATCAAGCTAAATCAATTGGCAATGGAAATTGTAGCCCAAGACCCGCAAAAAGCTATTAATTATTCAAACCGCTCTCTAAAAATAGCTTTACAAAAAAATTATTTGACTGAGATTGCCAATTCATACAGTAATATTGGTTTGGCTTATGATTACCTTGGTGATTATAAAATTGCATTGGAGAACCATGTTGAAGCTTTGAGGATTCGAGAAATTCAAAAAGACAGGCCTGGCATGGCTCAGTCATTGAATAATATTGGTGTCATTTATTATAATATTAAAGCTTTTCACGAAGCAAAAGAATTCTATGAAAGAGCTTTAAAATTTAGAATTGCAGTCGGTGACACAACCGAGATATACAAATCTCTTAATAATATTGGTCTTGTCAGTTACGATGTTGGCGAATTCAGCAAATCCCTTGAATATTACTTTGAAATGTTGAAAATTGTGGAAAGCACGTCTAACGATGGTGAATTAGGCAATGTTTATAACAAAATTGCAAAAGTTTACTATGCTCTCAAAATGTATGATGAGGCTTTAACCTTTTATCAGAAAGCTTCTAAATCAAGTAAATTATCTAACAACAATGCCGAATTGGCACGTTCACTGACCAATATTGGCAATATTTACTTTGAAACAAATAGATTTAAAGAGGCCTTAACTTCATACGATAACGCTCTTATTATTCGTGACGAAAATAAGGATAAGAAAGGGATTGGTATTCTTCTGAACAACATAGGTATGATACATAAACAAATGGGCAATTATCCCAAAGCACTTGATTATTGTACACGTTCGATAGCTGCAAGATTGGAAACAGGTGATAGCTCCGGAGTATTCCATCCACTTACTACCAAAGCTCAAATATTCATCTTGTTAAAAAATTATGATGATGCTATAAGCAATCTTAATATAGCAAATGAAATCGCTAATAGTTTAGGAGACAAAAAGCAATTAATTATAGTTTATGAACTTTACCATGATTTGTACAGAGAAATTGGTAACTACCGCTCGGCTCTGGATTATTACAAATTGTATTCGAATACCAAAGACAGTTTGATAAATGAAGAAAGCAATAAGAGAATTGCCGAATTGAAAATATCGTATGATGTGGACAAAAAGGAAAAAGAGAATATAATGCTGAGGCAACAGAATGAAAGCCAACGCAGGATAAACGAGATTCAGAAGACATCTTTCATAATGATAACATTCTTGATTTTCGTTTTGCTCATAATGTTCTATTTCCGATACAAAACTAATCAGCGAACAAACAGACTCTTGAGTACCAAAAATCAAACGATTTCCGAACAAACAGACAAGCTCGAACTTATACTCAAAGATTTGCGTGAAAACGAGAAGAAGCTGATTGAATCCAACGCTACTAAAGATAAGTTCTTTACAATCATAGCCCACGACTTGAAAAATCCGCTTCATGCTATTGTATTGTCATCAGATACAATTAAAACGAAGTTCAAGATGATGACCGAGCAGCAACACGTTGATTTGATTAGCCAAATCCACAAAGCCGGGTTGCACTTGTCGAATTTGCTCGAAAACTTGCTATTCTGGTCAAAAGCACAAAGTGGTGCTATGAAACCTGAACGCCAAATGATTGATTTATCATTTTTAGTAGCCGAAAATGTAAAGCTACTTTCAGAATCAGCCAAAAACAAGGGAATCACAATCCAATCCGGAAACGGTGGCTCTGTTTATGCATACGCTGACCCGAATATGATAAATACAGTGATTAGGAATATAATGTCTAATGCAATAAAATTCACATCAAAAGGTGGTGAAATTCATTTAAGCACCCGAATCAACAACGAATATTGCGAACTTAAAGTCAAGGACACAGGCGTAGGCATAAGTGAAGAAGATTTGAAAAAACTCTTCAGAATTGATGTTCATTATTCTACATTTGGCACTTCAAGAGAGAAAGGCACAGGGTTGGGGCTAATTTTGTGCAGAGAATTCATGGAAATGAATCATGGTTCAATTGAAGCCGAAAGTACAATTGGCAAGGGTACGGTATTAACTATAAAAATCCCTCTCAAACCTTCAAAATCATCTACTGATTAG
- a CDS encoding T9SS type A sorting domain-containing protein: protein MKNFATFLFALLLFSSSLFGWTKGSFFQPDFILNPYNDEEIVFTASSNICRLDINSGNLDFASLSISNSGDIKDVIINGESKRIGYLFNGRIAIFNYMDFTEVANFTINYVGDSQDTKVSFSKDGNKVYTFKKSELRLSVYDIPSVTKSDEIIINANPTFYSAAFLNSDKAEFALLINDSLEIWSIPARSLDRKIPFDSNAELLQFRNSGDNITYKIDDNIYIVDSQTGAEIYSKTLPFDIYSYEFSANMQYMICREEYREQSVWDIVSDTLIFEGYASHSTGLNYIYINSNKTRAIGFIEEMMFCGRLLDMPLIEKVYYLFDMNEFRKISALGDGYLGDPINALINPTNKLILVSSNIGYEEPNYIHGLVDDNGKFLKFINVNRAAIAFSHDSKYIAFNDTSGLMLYNIESGIVEKTLKIQRSTLGKIFFSPQNGGLIVSITKDYIDVYDYNTLTLNYSKEIPPEEGYVYKLVCDLSGKISIFYQSGRYLEFDTETGDLAEIILNNLPEKREFRDMTNDGKYILWSVDKDSIVVYDIKRQNIKFSYKHNLGTNHAESISIGFLGIHEIVWLSYIDNPINKSNILHAYDFVEEQQYALDGEGTPRVSMDGTRYMTFSCPYSYFYNSIRLPVSVFEGTMSENLFTIFPNPATEYIEISSPFINPTVNRGIDESSDIKIFNTLGECVVTVETRHAVSLQRIDISHLPCGVYYLRIGSRTQMFVKI, encoded by the coding sequence ATGAAAAATTTTGCTACCTTTTTATTTGCGTTGCTACTTTTTAGTAGCTCTTTATTTGGTTGGACCAAAGGTTCGTTTTTTCAACCTGATTTTATTTTAAATCCTTACAATGACGAGGAAATTGTTTTTACGGCTTCTTCAAATATTTGTAGATTAGACATAAACAGCGGAAATCTTGATTTCGCATCTCTTTCAATTTCAAATTCGGGAGATATTAAAGATGTCATTATCAATGGCGAATCCAAACGTATCGGATACCTATTTAATGGGAGAATTGCAATTTTCAATTACATGGATTTTACGGAAGTTGCAAATTTCACTATCAATTATGTAGGCGATTCTCAAGACACAAAAGTAAGCTTTTCAAAAGATGGCAATAAAGTTTACACATTCAAAAAGAGCGAGTTACGATTGTCTGTTTACGACATCCCATCCGTCACAAAATCCGATGAAATTATCATTAATGCCAATCCTACATTTTATTCGGCTGCATTCCTCAATAGCGATAAAGCTGAATTCGCTCTACTGATTAATGATTCGCTCGAAATATGGTCTATTCCGGCTCGTAGTCTTGACCGAAAAATCCCCTTTGACTCAAATGCAGAATTGCTTCAGTTCAGAAATTCCGGTGATAATATTACCTATAAAATTGACGATAATATTTATATTGTTGATTCGCAAACCGGCGCTGAAATTTACAGCAAGACTTTACCATTCGATATTTATTCCTACGAATTTTCAGCAAATATGCAATATATGATTTGCAGAGAAGAATATCGTGAGCAATCAGTCTGGGACATAGTTTCCGATACTTTAATTTTTGAAGGTTATGCTTCTCACAGTACCGGTTTAAACTATATTTATATAAATTCGAATAAAACAAGAGCTATTGGATTTATTGAAGAGATGATGTTTTGTGGAAGACTGTTAGATATGCCGCTTATAGAAAAAGTTTACTACTTGTTTGATATGAATGAATTTAGAAAGATAAGTGCTTTAGGTGATGGATATTTAGGCGACCCAATTAATGCTTTAATTAATCCAACCAATAAGCTAATTCTGGTAAGTAGTAATATTGGTTATGAAGAACCAAATTATATTCACGGATTAGTTGATGATAATGGTAAATTCTTAAAATTTATAAATGTTAACAGAGCCGCTATTGCATTTTCGCATGATTCAAAGTACATTGCTTTTAACGATACTTCCGGCTTAATGTTATATAATATCGAATCGGGCATTGTCGAGAAAACGCTAAAAATCCAGCGAAGTACACTTGGCAAAATATTTTTCAGCCCACAAAATGGCGGATTAATTGTTTCAATAACAAAGGACTATATTGATGTTTATGATTACAACACATTGACATTAAATTATTCTAAAGAAATTCCTCCTGAAGAAGGATACGTATATAAGTTAGTATGTGACCTAAGCGGAAAAATCAGTATTTTTTATCAATCAGGTAGATATCTTGAATTTGATACGGAAACCGGCGATTTAGCGGAGATAATACTGAATAATCTCCCCGAAAAAAGGGAATTCAGAGACATGACAAATGACGGTAAATATATACTATGGTCAGTTGATAAAGACAGCATAGTTGTTTATGATATTAAACGACAAAATATCAAATTTTCATACAAACACAATCTTGGAACTAATCATGCTGAAAGCATTTCAATCGGATTCCTTGGGATTCATGAAATAGTTTGGTTATCGTATATTGATAATCCTATTAATAAAAGTAATATATTGCATGCTTATGATTTTGTGGAAGAGCAACAGTACGCATTAGACGGCGAAGGAACACCAAGAGTCAGTATGGACGGCACAAGATATATGACTTTTAGTTGCCCCTATTCGTATTTTTATAACTCAATTCGGCTACCTGTTTCAGTATTTGAAGGCACAATGTCGGAAAACTTATTTACAATTTTCCCCAATCCCGCAACGGAATATATCGAAATCAGTTCTCCATTTATCAACCCTACGGTTAACCGTGGGATTGATGAAAGTTCAGACATCAAAATCTTCAATACATTGGGCGAATGTGTTGTGACTGTAGAGACACGTCATGCCGTGTCTCTACAAAGAATTGATATTTCGCATCTGCCGTGTGGCGTTTATTACCTCCGTATCGGTAGCCGGACGCAGATGTTTGTGAAGATTTAG